In the Leifsonia sp. 466MF genome, one interval contains:
- a CDS encoding META domain-containing protein, which translates to MNRTRSAALTAILALGLALTACTPQGGGVPGKWGSTDPGEPNLIINANGSYSGSDGCNTMKGTGTISGNTIDLGTVAATQKVCNGVDTWMSTAASGKVDGNVMTVYDSSGARIGTIDRDD; encoded by the coding sequence ATGAACAGGACACGCTCGGCCGCGCTCACGGCCATCCTCGCCCTCGGTCTCGCCCTCACGGCGTGCACCCCGCAGGGAGGCGGCGTCCCGGGGAAGTGGGGGAGCACCGACCCCGGGGAACCGAATCTCATCATCAACGCGAACGGCTCGTACTCGGGGTCCGACGGCTGCAACACCATGAAGGGGACCGGCACGATCTCGGGCAACACGATCGATCTCGGCACCGTCGCCGCGACGCAGAAGGTCTGCAACGGAGTGGACACGTGGATGTCGACGGCCGCGAGCGGGAAGGTCGACGGCAACGTCATGACGGTCTACGACTCGTCCGGCGCGCGCATCGGAACGATCGACCGCGACGACTGA